From the genome of Argentina anserina chromosome 4, drPotAnse1.1, whole genome shotgun sequence, one region includes:
- the LOC126789985 gene encoding protein BASIC PENTACYSTEINE2-like translates to MDDDSLNMPNWGYYEASFKGHLGLQLMTSMGERDTKPFIPGRDPSVMVSANGYHPRDCVVQDAPVPMSNYMRESWINQRDKFLTMMPANPNYGVIPETSAAQHSMQMLQPPPEVSRDERLNRMEEPVVHKEVGPSKKRQNGGVPKAPKVKKPRKPKDNSNPAVPRVKPAKKSLDVVINGITMDISGIPIPVCSCTGAPQQCYRWGCGGWQSACCTTNVSMYPLPMSTKRRGARIAGRKMSQGAFKKVLEKLAAEGYNFANPIDLRTHWARHGTNKFVTIR, encoded by the coding sequence ATGGATGATGATTCATTGAACATGCCCAATTGGGGGTACTACGAGGCCTCGTTTAAAGGCCATCTTGGCCTGCAGCTCATGACAAGCATGGGTGAGCGTGACACGAAACCTTTTATACCCGGCCGCGATCCCTCGGTCATGGTTAGCGCCAACGGTTATCATCCGCGGGATTGTGTTGTACAAGATGCTCCTGTTCCTATGAGCAACTATATGAGGGAGAGCTGGATTAACCAGCGCGATAAGTTCCTCACTATGATGCCGGCCAATCCTAATTATGGTGTTATTCCGGAAACTTCAGCCGCCCAGCATTCCATGCAAATGTTACAGCCACCCCCTGAAGTATCGAGGGATGAGAGGCTGAATAGAATGGAAGAGCCAGTTGTCCATAAGGAAGTTGGCCCTTCAAAGAAAAGGCAGAATGGTGGTGTGCCGAAAGCCCCAAAGGTGAAGAAGCCGAGGAAGCCAAAGGATAATAGCAACCCGGCTGTTCCGCGTGTGAAGCCCGCAAAAAAGAGTTTGGATGTTGTCATAAATGGGATTACCATGGACATTTCTGGCATCCCAATTCCAGTTTGCTCATGTACTGGAGCACCCCAACAGTGTTATCGGTGGGGGTGTGGCGGTTGGCAATCCGCTTGTTGCACTACAAATGTATCTATGTATCCTTTGCCAATGAGTACTAAACGACGGGGTGCTAGGATAGCTGGAAGAAAAATGAGTCAAGGGGCTTTTAAAAAGGTATTGGAGAAGCTTGCAGCTGAAGGTTATAACTTTGCTAATCCAATTGATTTGAGGACTCATTGGGCAAGACATGGTACGAACAAGTTCGTCACTATCAGGTAG
- the LOC126790684 gene encoding 7-deoxyloganetin glucosyltransferase-like, whose translation MGSIPETVIVPHVVCIPFPAQGHVNPFMNLAKLLHHRGFHITMVYTEFNHTRLLKSKGPEALKNSPGFRYETIPDGVPPSNPDATQSVTELLYYTKKHSVVPLRDLIVKLNSNPDLPPVSCIISDGIMAFGIKVARELGIPEVQFWTASTCGLVAYLQFVELVKRGIFPLKDEKYITNGYLESTTLEWIPGMNHMRLKDMPNFVRSTDREDIAFNRWLEEAQDILTADAIVFNTFYDFEAEVLDTVASVFPKNNIYNLGPLTTLCKTLPAIEDPSTRPNLWKENTECLTWLDAQKPDSVIYINFGSIAVMTADDFDEFAWGLANSGHPFLWIVRPDVVKGKLSATLSDEFLEATKDRGVIARWCPQQKVLAHPSVGTFLTHSGWNSTLEGICGGVSMLCWPFFAEQQVNSRYACTTWGIGMEISANVKREELESLVREMMEGEKGKMMRKKAVEWKKKSEIACSVNGGSSYEDLERFVEFILKLSVKR comes from the exons CATCATAGAGGCTTCCACATAACCATGGTGTACACAGAGTTCAACCACACTCGGTTACTCAAGTCCAAGGGACCCGAGGCGCTGAAGAACTCTCCAGGTTTCAGGTATGAGACCATTCCTGATGGCGTTCCACCTTCCAACCCTGATGCCACTCAGAGTGTCACTGAGCTCTTGTACTACACAAAGAAGCACTCGGTGGTTCCCCTACGGGACTTGATTGTGAAGCTCAATTCCAACCCAGATTTGCCTCCGGTGAGCTGCATTATTTCTGATGGGATTATGGCCTTCGGAATCAAAGTTGCCCGAGAACTTGGGATTCCTGAGGTTCAGTTCTGGACTGCTTCCACTTGTGGTCTCGTGGCCTATCTGCAGTTTGTAGAGCTTGTCAAAAGGGGAATTTTCCCATTAAAAG ATGAGAAATATATTACCAACGGTTATCTGGAAAGCACTACTCTAGAGTGGATTCCAGGAATGAATCACATGCGACTGAAGGACATGCCGAACTTCGTCCGGTCCACTGATCGGGAAGATATCGCCTTCAACCGCTGGCTCGAAGAGGCACAGGACATCCTCACAGCCGATGCCATCGTATTTAACACTTTCTACGACTTCGAGGCTGAAGTCCTGGACACCGTTGCCTCTGTGTTCCCCAAGAACAACATCTACAATCTCGGCCCCCTCACCACACTCTGCAAGACCTTGCCAGCAATCGAGGATCCATCGACTCGTCCAAACCTGTGGAAGGAGAACACCGAGTGCCTGACCTGGCTCGATGCTCAAAAGCCCGACTCAGTCATCTACATCAACTTCGGCAGCATTGCTGTCATGACTGCTGATGATTTTGATGAGTTTGCATGGGGTTTGGCAAATAGCGGTCACCCATTTCTGTGGATCGTACGGCCGGATGTTGTGAAGGGCAAACTGTCGGCAACTTtatcggacgagtttttggaAGCCACCAAAGATCGTGGCGTGATCGCCCGATGGTGTCCCCAACAGAAGGTGCTTGCCCATCCTTCCGTGGGGACATTTTTAACCCACAGCGGGTGGAATTCCACGCTCGAAGGGATATGCGGTGGAGTGTCTATGCTTTGTTGGCCGTTTTTTGCGGAGCAGCAAGTGAATTCTAGGTACGCCTGTACAACATGGGGGATTGGTATGGAGATTAGTGCTAATGTGAAGAGAGAGGAGTTGGAGAGTTTGGTGAGGGAGATGATGGAAGGGGAGAAAGGgaagatgatgaggaagaaggcGGTGGAGTGGAAGAAGAAATCGGAGATTGCTTGCAGTGTTAATGGAGGGTCGTCTTACGAGGATTTGGAGAGATTCGTTGAATTTATCCTGAAATTATCGGTCAAGCGTTAA
- the LOC126789984 gene encoding protein NRT1/ PTR FAMILY 2.13 yields MMKPEANVYSQFTKCFRNTCYSSKPVSHQSSNSDKDCDDAETTPHDRSEMAAAVPRKPGGWKAMPFILGNDTLERLATFGLLANFMVYLTRELHLDQVSASNIIYIWSGLTNFAPLLGAFVSDAYVGRFRTIAFGSFSLLLGMATLTMTAWLPELHPPPCSGNQLKLGKCQPPSKGQLGFLILGLGFLSIGTGGIRPCSIPFGVDQFDPNTDEGKKGIKSFFNWYYATFTVVLLITSTLVVYIQDKVSWTLGFGIPTLLMFGSIVLLFIGVRIYVHAKPQGSMFTSIAQVLVAAHKKRQLKLPTDKATDGSKLYDPPVKDLLIQKLPPTNQIRFLNKAAIILDNDLKHDGCPVNKWRLCSVQQVEELKCVLKTIPIWASAIVSFTAMTQQGTFTVSQALKLNRHLGPKFEIPAGSLIVISLLTIGIFLPIYDRLLVPALRKVTKDEGGITVLQRIGIGIVFSVLAMLVAGFIEKERRNMAKLHPHEPVSFTWLAPQLALMGLCEAFSAIGLLEFFNREFPDHIRSVGNALLSCCFAGSSYLSSVLVTVVHHVTGTHSKPDWLTNNINAGRLDLFYFLLAGIGSLNFVYFLYCAQRYQYKDTVHKDDDNNAYAAVELGSTTTT; encoded by the exons ATGATGAAACCTGAAGCAAATGTCTACTCGCAGTTCACAAAATGCTTTCGAAACACCTGTTACTCATCAAAACCGGTCTCACACCAATCATCAAACTCAGACAAAGACTGCGATGATGCAGAAACCACGCCGCATGATCGATCGGAGATGGCAGCAGCCGTTCCGAGAAAACCAGGCGGATGGAAGGCCATGCCTTTCATCTTAG GAAACGATACGTTGGAGAGGTTGGCAACCTTTGGATTGTTAGCCAACTTTATGGTATACTTGACGAGAGAGCTGCACTTGGATCAGGTTTCTGCTTCAAACATTATATACATCTGGTCTGGTCTGACCAACTTCGCTCCTCTCCTCGGCGCCTTCGTCTCCGACGCTTATGTCGGTCGCTTCCGCACCATCGCTTTCGGGTCCTTCTCATTACTTCTG GGAATGGCGACGCTGACAATGACAGCTTGGTTGCCGGAGTTGCATCCTCCGCCGTGCAGCGGCAATCAGCTGAAACTGGGGAAGTGCCAACCTCCGAGCAAAGGCCAACTAGGGTTTTTGATTTTGGGCCTAGGCTTTCTCTCGATAGGTACAGGAGGAATTAGACCTTGCAGCATCCCCTTCGGCGTCGACCAGTTTGATCCAAACACTGACGAAGGAAAGAAAGGAATCAAAAGCTTCTTTAACTGGTACTACGCCACATTCACAGTTGTGCTGCTGATCACTTCAACTCTGGTGGTTTACATCCAAGACAAGGTGAGCTGGACTTTGGGTTTTGGGATACCAACTTTGCTCATGTTTGGCTCAATTGTGCTCCTATTTATTGGGGTAAGAATTTACGTGCATGCTAAGCCACAAGGTAGCATGTTCACCAGTATTGCCCAAGTTCTTGTTGCTGCTCATAAGAAACGACAACTTAAGCTTCCGACCGACAAAGCAACTGATGGAAGCAAATTGTATGATCCTCCGGTGAAGGATTTGCTTATACAAAAGCTCCCTCCTACCAACCAAATCAG GTTCTTGAACAAGGCAGCTATAATATTGGATAATGATCTGAAACATGATGGCTGTCCAGTTAACAAATGGAGGCTTTGTAGCGTCCAACAAGTTGAAGAACTTAAATGTGTTTTGAAAACCATTCCAATATGGGCATCGGCTATTGTTAGCTTCACCGCCATGACACAGCAAGGAACATTTACTGTATCTCAAGCCCTCAAATTGAATCGCCACCTTGGTCCGAAATTCGAAATCCCAGCTGGTTCACTCATTGTCATATCCTTGCTCACAATAGGAATATTTCTTCCGATCTACGACAGGCTTCTAGTCCCCGCTCTTCGAAAAGTAACCAAAGACGAAGGTGGGATCACAGTTCTACAAAGAATAGGGATTGGGATTGTTTTTTCGGTCCTGGCAATGCTCGTAGCTGGTTTcattgaaaaggaaagaagaaataTGGCTAAATTGCATCCCCATGAACCAGTCTCATTCACATGGTTGGCTCCACAACTTGCCCTGATGGGACTTTGTGAGGCGTTCAGTGCCATTGGACTGCTGGAATTCTTCAACCGGGAGTTTCCCGACCACATCAGGAGTGTTGGTAATGCACTTTTGTCTTGCTGTTTTGCAGGGTCAAGTTACTTGAGCAGTGTACTGGTCACCGTTGTTCATCATGTGACCGGAACACACAGCAAGCCCGATTGGTTGACCAATAATATTAATGCCGGCAGATTGGATTTGTTCTACTTCCTCTTGGCAGGGATAGGGTCTCTGAATTTTGTCTACTTCCTTTATTGTGCTCAACGATATCAGTATAAGGACACTGTTCATAAGGACGATGACAACAACGCTTATGCAGCTGTGGAGCTAGGTTCAACCACCACTACTTGA
- the LOC126789834 gene encoding non-functional NADPH-dependent codeinone reductase 2-like isoform X1, whose protein sequence is MERTSIPELPLLASPSCYSIPVLGLGTATYPPPVYSDLSREKEAILSAIKVGYRHFDTAAAYQTEQVLGEAVGEAISLGLIKSRDELFVTSKLWPCDAHPHLVLPAIQNSLKNLRLEYLDFYLIHWPVSLKTRSYNYPVNKEHLLPLDFKGVWEAMEECQKQGLTRSIGVSNFSCKKIETLLATAKIPPAVNQVEMNPIWRQQKVREFCKTKGIVITAYSPLGGHGTPWGSNAVMECEVLKQIAEAKGKTLAQVCLRWLYEQGVTVAVKSFNKERIKENVEIFDWELSPEELEMIDQIPQKRGCTGFELIAEQGPYKSQEEFWDGEI, encoded by the exons ATGGAAAGAACAAGCATTCCGGAGTTGCCACTTCTCGCCTCTCCAAGTTGTTATAGTATTCCGGTGCTAGGTCTAGGAACTGCTACATATCCTCCACCTGTCTACTCTGATCTGAGTAGAGAAAAAGAAGCCATTCTCAGTGCAATCAAGGTAGGTTACAGGCATTTTGATACGGCAGCGGCATACCAGACTGAGCAAGTTCTTGGTGAAGCCGTCGGTGAAGCTATTTCTCTTGGCCTCATTAAATCCCGGGATGAACTTTTTGTTACTTCCAAGCTTTGGCCCTGTGATGCACACCCTCACCTTGTCCTCCCTGCCATTCAGAACAGCCTcaa AAATCTGAGATTGGAGTACCTTGACTTTTATCTGATTCATTGGCCTGTGAGTTTGAAGACGAGAAGCTACAACTATCCTGTTAACAAAGAGCACCTTCTTCCTTTAGACTTTAAGGGCGTGTGGGAAGCCATGGAAGAGTGTCAGAAGCAAGGGCTCACCAGATCCATTGGAGTCTCCAACTTCTCATGCAAAAAGATCGAAACTTTGCTTGCTACTGCGAAAATCCCACCTGCAGTTAACCAG GTTGAGATGAATCCCATATGGCGGCAGCAGAAGGTGAGAGAATTTTGTAAGACAAAGGGTATAGTTATCACAGCCTACTCTCCATTGGGCGGACATGGAACACCTTGGGGATCAAACGCCGTTATGGAATGTGAGGTCCTCAAACAGATTGCAGAAGCAAAAGGAAAAACTCTTGCTCAGGTTTGTCTGAGGTGGCTTTATGAGCAAGGGGTGACTGTTGCGGTCAAGAGCTTCAATAAGGAGAGGATTAAAGAAAATGTGGAGATATTTGACTGGGAGCTCAGTCCTGAGGAGCTGGAAATGATCGATCAAATCCCGCAGAAAAGAGGGTGTACCGGATTTGAGCTCATAGCCGAACAAGGTCCGTATAAGTCTCAAGAAGAATTCTGGGACGGAGAaatttaa
- the LOC126789834 gene encoding non-functional NADPH-dependent codeinone reductase 2-like isoform X3 — MERTSIPELPLLASPSCYSIPVLGLGTATYPPPVYSDLSREKEAILSAIKVGYRHFDTAAAYQTEQVLGEAVGEAISLGLIKSRDELFVTSKLWPCDAHPHLVLPAIQNSLKNLRLEYLDLYLIHWPLSLKTRSYDFPVNKEHLLPLDFKGVWEAMEECQKQGLTKSIGVSNFSCKKIETLLATAKTPPAVNQVEMNPIWQQQKLRELCKTKGIVITAYSPLGGHGTPWGSNAVMECEVLKQIAEAKGKTLAQVCLRWLYEQGVTVVVKSFNKERIKENVEIFDWELSPEELEMIDQIPQKRGFAAFEFIAEQGPYKSPEELWDGEI; from the exons ATGGAAAGAACAAGCATTCCGGAGTTGCCACTTCTCGCCTCTCCAAGTTGTTATAGTATTCCGGTGCTAGGTCTAGGAACTGCTACATATCCTCCACCTGTCTACTCTGATCTGAGTAGAGAAAAAGAAGCCATTCTCAGTGCAATCAAGGTAGGTTACAGGCATTTTGATACGGCAGCGGCATACCAGACTGAGCAAGTTCTTGGTGAAGCCGTCGGTGAAGCTATTTCTCTTGGCCTCATTAAATCCCGGGATGAACTTTTTGTTACTTCCAAGCTTTGGCCCTGTGATGCACACCCTCACCTTGTCCTCCCTGCCATTCAGAACAGCCTcaa AAATCTGAGATTGGAGTACCTTGACCTTTATCTGATTCATTGGCCTCTGAGTTTGAAGACAAGAAGCTACGACTTTCCTGTTAACAAGGAGCACCTTCTTCCTTTAGACTTTAAGGGCGTGTGGGAAGCCATGGAAGAGTGTCAGAAGCAAGGGCTCACCAAATCCATTGGAGTCTCCAATTTCTCATGCAAAAAGATCGAAACTTTGCTTGCTACTGCGAAAACCCCTCCTGCCGTTAACCAG gTTGAGATGAATCCCATATGGCAGCAGCAGAAGTTGAGAGAATTGTGTAAGACAAAGGGTATAGTTATCACAGCCTACTCTCCATTGGGCGGACATGGAACACCTTGGGGATCAAACGCCGTTATGGAATGTGAGGTCCTCAAACAGATTGCAGAAGCAAAAGGAAAAACTCTTGCCCAGGTTTGTCTGAGGTGGCTTTATGAGCAAGGGGTGACTGTTGTGGTCAAGAGCTTCAATAAGGAGAGGATTAAAGAAAATGTGGAGATATTTGACTGGGAGCTCAGTCCTGAGGAGCTGGAAATGATCGATCAAATCCCGCAGAAAAGAGGGTTTGCTGCATTTGAGTTCATAGCAGAACAAGGCCCTTACAAGTCTCCGGAAGAACTCTGGGATGGAGAAATTTAA
- the LOC126789983 gene encoding PHD finger protein MALE STERILITY 1, translating into MSSHNLDLSGSKKRKRGERVFRFKTFGENGYPVGFIGSSFRENVKALLEYGHPESTLCNDSSGMMKSWSFQLQLHRNAPVHLVLFVVEEPFEASIHRHCKQCQYVGWGQHMVCNKKYHFVLPSTDTMMTAACLINSKASGGNNINNNVGIPAGKSLSLVELEGHIMHGVFHSNGFGHLLCVNGAEMGSDLPGYQILEFWDRLCTGLRARKVSLNDVSQKRGMELRLTHGVAYSEPWFGRWGYKFGRGTFCVTQQMYQSAIEALQGMPLCLLMHHLAGITCSQIGHDISLIFSRYHTLSDHSLVTLGDLFHFMLELKSRLPTDDQNSCIDSYNPGMLVETSCRWSPKRVEMASRVIVEALKRAHFRWVSRQEVRDAARAYIGDTGLLDFVLKSLGNQIVGNYLVRRSLNPVTKVLEYCLDDLSNVSPNQDGNVITNSKVKGWHKISRFQLMKDMFYLYKYILKDQKLNTSTTTGIFSAIPVAVRIILNSKYLVKDYCGELPHAKLELGPEGKSNIYCTVMIRNSIQVLDPNKMIHSNELSLPPYECVTLKNNATINDLKLEVESNFKEIYWGLKNFAVETIANLSNDAKETDMIFGLVDVGGKIVLQGSNKGSNRSMEGGEHGFVKELEGPIFESGSGNCIVDCPCGAKDDDGERMVCCDICEVWQHTLCVRIPNNEQVPHIFLCNRCEREIVLLPSP; encoded by the exons ATGTCGTCGCATAATCTGGACCTGAGTGGGagcaagaagaggaagagaggcGAGAGGGTTTTCAGGTTCAAGACTTTTGGAGAGAACGGGTACCCGGTTGGGTTCATTGGCTCGTCGTTTAGAGAAAACGTGAAAGCGCTTCTTGAATATGGGCATCCGGAGAGTACCCTATGCAATGATTCTTCTGGAATGATGAAGAGCTGGTCTTTCCAGCTACAGCTTCATCGCAATGCTCCTGTGCATCTCGTTCTTTTCGTCGTTGAAGAGCCCTTTGAGGCCTCAATCCACCGCCACTGCAAGCAATGCCAATACGTCG GCTGGGGGCAGCACATGGTTTGCAATAAGAAGTACCACTTTGTGTTGCCTTCAACGGACACGATGATGACGGCGGCTTGTTTGATCAACTCTAAAGCTTCTGGAGGCAATAACATCAACAACAACGTTGGTATTCCGGCGGGTAAGTCATTGAGTTTAGTGGAATTAGAGGGGCATATCATGCATGGTGTATTCCACTCTAACGGCTTCGGGCATTTGCTTTGTGTCAATGGGGCGGAAATGGGCTCGGACTTGCCTGGATACCAGATACTTGAGTTTTGGGATCGATTGTGCACAGGATTACGTGCAAG GAAAGTGAGTTTAAATGACGTATCACAGAAGAGAGGCATGGAGCTGAGGCTCACCCATGGAGTAGCATACAGTGAGCCCTGGTTTGGTCGTTGGGGTTATAAATTTGGCCGTGGAACATTTTGTGTCACTCAACAAATGTATCAAAGCGCCATTGAAGCATTACAAGGCATGCCCTTGTGCTTGCTCATGCACCATCTTGCTGGCATTACTTGCAGCCAAATAGGCCATGATATTTCCCTCATCTTCTCAAGGTATCATACATTGTCTGATCATTCGTTGGTGACTCTCGGTGACCTATTCCATTTCATGCTAGAGCTCAAGTCTCGGCTACCTACAGATGATCAAAACTCGTGCATTGATTCCTATAACCCGGGAATGCTGGTGGAAACATCTTGCAGATGGTCTCCTAAAAGGGTTGAAATGGCGTCTCGGGTGATTGTGGAAGCCTTGAAGAGGGCTCATTTCAGATGGGTGTCTAGGCAGGAAGTAAGGGATGCTGCCCGTGCTTATATAGGTGACACAGGCTTGCTAGACTTTGTGTTGAAGTCGTTGGGCAACCAAATTGTGGGGAATTACTTGGTTCGACGCAGCTTGAACCCGGTGACCAAAGTTCTCGAGTATTGCTTAGATGACCTTTCTAATGTGTCCCCTAACCAAGATGGTAATGTCATTACCAACTCCAAAGTGAAGGGATGGCACAAGATTTCGAGGTTCCAGCTAATGAAGGACATGTTCTATTTGTACAAGTACATCCTCAAAGACCAAAAGCTAAACACCAGTACTACTACAGGGATCTTCTCAGCAATTCCAGTGGCTGTTAGGATAATTCTTAATTCCAAGTACCTTGTCAAAGATTACTGCGGCGAGTTACCTCATGCAAAACTTGAATTAGGACCTGAAGgaaaatcaaatatctactgtaccGTAATGATAAGAAACAGTATACAAGTGCTCGATCCTAACAAGATGATTCACAGCAACGAACTATCATTGCCGCCATACGAGTGTGTGACACTGAAAAACAATGCTACCATCAACGATCTCAAGCTCGAAGTGGAAAGCAACTTCAAAGAGATCTACTGGGGATTGAAAAACTTCGCCGTTGAAACAATTGCAAATTTGAGTAACGATGCAAAGGAAACAGATATGATTTTTGGCCTGGTTGATGTGGGTGGTAAGATTGTGCTTCAAGGAAGCAACAAGGGTAGTAACCGTAGTATGGAAGGTGGGGAACATGGATTTGTTAAGGAGCTAGAAGGACCCATATTTGAAAGCGGGTCGGGTAATTGCATTGTGGACTGTCCGTGTGGTGCCAAAGATGACGATGGGGAGAGAATGGTGTGCTGTGACATTTGTGAAGTGTGGCAGCATACTCTATGCGTTAGAATTCCAAACAATGAACAAGTTCCTCATATATTTCTCTGCAATAGATGCGAGCGAGAAATCGTACTTCTACCTTCTCCATAG
- the LOC126789834 gene encoding non-functional NADPH-dependent codeinone reductase 2-like isoform X2: MERTSIPELSLLASPNSYGIPVLGLGTATYPIPVCSDLSREKEAILSAIKVGYRHFDTAALYQTEQVLGEAIGETISLGLIKSRDELFVTSKLWPCDAHPHLVLPAIQNSLKNLRLEYLDLYLIHWPLSLKTRSYDFPVNKEHLLPLDFKGVWEAMEECQKQGLTKSIGVSNFSCKKIETLLATAKTPPAVNQVEMNPIWQQQKLRELCKTKGIVITAYSPLGGHGTPWGSNAVMECEVLKQIAEAKGKTLAQVCLRWLYEQGVTVVVKSFNKERIKENVEIFDWELSPEELEMIDQIPQKRGFAAFEFIAEQGPYKSPEELWDGEI; the protein is encoded by the exons ATGGAAAGAACAAGCATTCCGGAGTTGTCACTTCTAGCCTCCCCAAATAGTTATGGTATTCCGGTGCTAGGTCTAGGAACTGCTACATATCCTATTCCCGTCTGCTCTGATCTGAGTAGAGAGAAAGAAGCCATTCTCAGTGCAATCAAGGTAGGTTACAGACATTTTGATACGGCAGCGTTGTACCAGACTGAGCAAGTTCTCGGTGAAGCCATCGGCGAAACTATTTCTCTCGGCCTCATTAAATCCCGGGATGAACTTTTTGTTACTTCCAAGCTTTGGCCCTGTGATGCACACCCTCACCTTGTCCTCCCTGCCATTCAGAACAGCCTcaa AAATCTGAGATTGGAGTACCTTGACCTTTATCTGATTCATTGGCCTCTGAGTTTGAAGACAAGAAGCTACGACTTTCCTGTTAACAAGGAGCACCTTCTTCCTTTAGACTTTAAGGGCGTGTGGGAAGCCATGGAAGAGTGTCAGAAGCAAGGGCTCACCAAATCCATTGGAGTCTCCAATTTCTCATGCAAAAAGATCGAAACTTTGCTTGCTACTGCGAAAACCCCTCCTGCCGTTAACCAG gTTGAGATGAATCCCATATGGCAGCAGCAGAAGTTGAGAGAATTGTGTAAGACAAAGGGTATAGTTATCACAGCCTACTCTCCATTGGGCGGACATGGAACACCTTGGGGATCAAACGCCGTTATGGAATGTGAGGTCCTCAAACAGATTGCAGAAGCAAAAGGAAAAACTCTTGCCCAGGTTTGTCTGAGGTGGCTTTATGAGCAAGGGGTGACTGTTGTGGTCAAGAGCTTCAATAAGGAGAGGATTAAAGAAAATGTGGAGATATTTGACTGGGAGCTCAGTCCTGAGGAGCTGGAAATGATCGATCAAATCCCGCAGAAAAGAGGGTTTGCTGCATTTGAGTTCATAGCAGAACAAGGCCCTTACAAGTCTCCGGAAGAACTCTGGGATGGAGAAATTTAA
- the LOC126789833 gene encoding zinc finger protein SHOOT GRAVITROPISM 5-like, which yields MLANNNHTNTTASAAPPPPSSSSDHHHHAFNPVDNGAAPPPPTANKRKRRPAGTPDPDAEVVSLSPKTLLESDRYVCEICNQGFQRDQNLQMHRRRHKVPWKLLKREIQDQVKKRVFVCPEPSCLHHDPCHALGDLVGIKKHFRRKHSNHKQWVCDKCSKGYAVQSDYKAHLKTCGTRGHSCDCGRVFSRVESFIEHQDTCSVRHVIRPELQALQPAAACSSRTASSTSPSSDGHFSINNNNASLPMPGLPVMPKPNEHSVVFISSHERREGNRSTSNHHHHHHHQQQQPQDQEQEHMLELKLLPSSDAQTSPRNEQENCGTHLKLSIGGSSRGGGGDQKNESPRSSSREMLNANIGIIGGRASWEVTRLKDFASEELKLAMSEKAYAEEARREAKRQIEMAEVEFENAKRIRQQAQAELQKAQLLKDQSSKKISSAIMQITCPSCKQHFHAGVGPSDETTTTSLGMSYMSSATTGEGEGEQ from the exons ATGTTGGCCAACAACAACCACACCAACACTACTGCCTCTGCTGCACCACCTCctccctcttcttcctccGATCACCACCACCATGCCTTCAATCCCGTAGATAATGGAGCTGCACCACCGCCGCCCACcgcaaacaaaagaaaacgcCGACCCGCCGGCACCCCAG ATCCGGATGCAGAAGTGGTGTCCTTATCCCCCAAGACATTACTTGAATCAGACCGTTACGTGTGCGAGATCTGCAACCAGGGCTTCCAGAGGGACCAGAATCTTCAGATGCACAGAAGAAGACACAAGGTTCCCTGGAAGCTGCTGAAGCGGGAAATACAGGATCAGGTGAAGAAGAGAGTGTTTGTCTGCCCGGAACCGAGCTGCCTCCACCACGACCCTTGTCACGCCCTCGGCGATCTAGTCGGAATCAAGAAACACTTCCGGCGAAAGCACAGCAACCACAAGCAATGGGTGTGCGACAAGTGCTCCAAAGGCTACGCCGTACAATCCGATTACAAGGCGCATCTCAAGACCTGTGGAACCAGAGGACATTCCTGCGactgtggccgtgtgttttcCAG GGTGGAGAGTTTCATTGAGCACCAAGACACTTGTAGCGTGCGACATGTTATCCGGCCAGAATTGCAGGCACTTCAGCCGGCGGCGGCCTGTTCATCACGGACAGCATCGAGCACGAGCCCCTCCAGCGACGGCCATTTCAGTATTAATAACAACAATGCATCTCTGCCGATGCCCGGATTACCAGTAATGCCGAAGCCGAATGAGCATTCCGTCGTCTTTATAAGCTCCCACGAGCGGCGGGAGGGTAACCGTTCCACTTCTAatcaccatcaccatcaccatcatcaacaGCAACAGCCACAAGATCAAGAACAAGAGCATATGTTGGAACTTAAACTCCTTCCATCGTCAGACGCACAAACCTCCCCTCGAAACGAACAAGAAAACTGCGGAACGCATTTGAAACTTTCCATCGGCGGCTCATCAcggggtggtggtggtgatcagAAGAACGAATCGCCTCGAAGCTCTTCGAGGGAAATGTTGAACGCGAACATTGGTATTATTGGTGGTAGAGCGAGTTGGGAGGTAACGAGGCTGAAAGACTTCGCCTCGGAGGAGTTGAAGTTGGCCATGTCGGAGAAGGCCTACGCCGAAGAAGCGAGACGGGAAGCCAAGCGGCAAATAGAGATGGCGGAGGTGGAGTTCGAAAACGCAAAGAGAATCAGGCAACAAGCGCAGGCGGAGCTTCAGAAGGCTCAGCTGCTTAAAGACCAATCCAGCAAGAAAATCTCCTCCGCCATTATGCAAATCACTTGTCCCTCTTGCAAGCAACACTTCCACGCCGGAGTGGGACCCTCCGACGAGACGACGACGACGTCGCTGGGCATGAGCTACATGTCCTCCGCCACAAccggagaaggagaaggagaacaaTGA